A single genomic interval of Rhodospirillales bacterium RIFCSPLOWO2_02_FULL_58_16 harbors:
- a CDS encoding transcriptional regulator — protein MRRAIIRICKDDEAVIAEAAQGFIHAWKTEKSNADVFTFGSPAQLFAVLSPKRWEMIERLQAIGPVSLRGLARALERDVKRVHQDAAVLLEWGFIERTDDRKILVPFDVIHADFDLRAAA, from the coding sequence ATGAGAAGGGCGATCATCCGGATTTGCAAGGACGACGAAGCCGTAATCGCCGAAGCGGCGCAGGGCTTTATCCACGCATGGAAGACAGAGAAATCGAATGCCGATGTGTTTACGTTCGGCTCACCCGCGCAGTTGTTCGCCGTCCTTTCGCCAAAGCGCTGGGAGATGATCGAACGCCTGCAGGCCATAGGGCCGGTCAGCTTGCGGGGGCTGGCGCGCGCGCTGGAACGAGATGTCAAGCGCGTGCACCAGGATGCCGCCGTGCTGCTCGAATGGGGCTTCATCGAGCGAACCGACGACAGAAAGATTCTCGTGCCGTTCGACGTTATCCATGCCGATTTCGATTTGCGGGCAGCGGCGTGA